CCGAGCCGTGGTGCCGTGTCGCTCGACGTCGATGCCATGTGCCACCACCGCGTCTGGACTTGCCGCCCGTTGCCATCGCCATGCGCCGCAGCTGCGCCACCTCGGCCTTCATGTTCACCGCCCTCGTCGCCGACTCATCGTGCGCCGCCTCCATGTTCACCAAGACAGCTACAGCGCCGCGCACCTCCATAGGCCGACATATGCCTCGGAGCTTCGCACTGCCGCCGACAAACGCCGCGACCGCCAGGACGCCTTCGGCACGGCGAACCACGTCCAACGCGAACCACGTCCAAGGCAACCAAACTCTGATACCAAATATTGGGATAGACCCCAGACCAATCCTCCTCGGCGACACAGGCCGAGCAGCCTCCTGAAGACACAACCGTCGGACAAAGGTAGACGAAGGAGACACCATGAATTTTTCGGCGACGAACGCCTGTATCTTGGTTTTATTTCTCACAACGACTCGAACACATACACTTAGATACGCACGCACACACGCGACACAACCTAGGAGAACTCTCATGTGGACCGGGCGCACATCACGGCCCCCACAGAGACTACTGGCGCCCATAGCTCGATACATACCGACGCAACTCACAACCAGTATACAAGGGCTTTTTATACCCAGGCTGTACTACGCACGTACACCACTAACCCGGCCATTACTAGCACGACCGACTCATGCACACACGACCTGGCTTCATGTAGCTAATAACCAGCTAAATACATGCACGCCACACATTCGGCTCCTTGATCTGCATGGTCCGTCCGTACACGACGCGGCTAGCCTACAACAAATCGCCAACAACCTCCGACTCGACCTGGGCTAAACCAACATGATGGACACGAACACGAGCACCAACTCACGCGCCAACGGGACACACCCTAGTCACCACAGCGAGTTGTGATTTATTCCTAACATGGGGTACTGCCGACCAATGGCCGGTGGATGGTCGCCATTGCTACCATAGTCTCATCGATGGCCACTGGAGTCAACGCATCCGACATCTCTGGAGTTATTCGGACAGTCCCATTGGTGTTGATGTTGTACCGGAAGTCCGGAACACAGCCAGTTGTTTGAACCATGTTGCACCACTGAATGAAACTGCTGGTGCATCGATGGAAGAAGATGATGTTTTCACTGCCCCAGGATGGCAAGCCACCATTCTTGATCAGTAGCTTGCGTACCAGGCCCTCCTCACTATCCATGTTCATCACATAGATGTCAGTCTTACGTTCTTGATCTCGCTGTTCCAACTCTTGCTTTCAAATGATGCCACCGCTAGCAGCTTTGCCCGATGGCGACACAGCTTGACTCAAATCAGACATACCTGCACATGTCATATATATAATGTAATTAAGTGGATTGTCACATGTCATATATACTATGATCAACTGGAATGTCAAGAACTTGTCCACCCATTGATGCATCAAGTAtatatattaatatatatataccttgagGAGTCAGCCGCTCTGTCTTGTCTGCTAAAATGTTGGTCTTGTACATGGCCGTCTAGGGGCTGTGGTATTAATCCTTCACCGCCTCTTTGGTGGAGACGTAAATGAGAGCGGGGTTGATGGTGACAGACTCCAGATTCTATCCGCCGACAATGCAGCCACTGTCCTCCAGGCGTGTGCCACTGAAGTCCTGCTGTCGATAGTGAAGTGCAGGGCGATGTAGAGTGTCTCGTGGCCATCATCCCTCTCGGACACAAAGATGAGACAAGAGACACGGCCCGTATCAACATCAGCATCGCTTGTGCCGTCTTCTGCCAGCTTGGGGCTCTTGAGGAGGCTCTTCAATACGGCCGGAGGGATGAAACGACCGTTATAGTTACAGGACGCACCATCCGTCAGGTGCAGCTCTTCATCAGTGGAGGAAGCTGAGCAGGGCCGGGCCGGTAAAATACATGGCCCTGTGCGACAATAAAAAATAAAGCCCTATatcattcaaaaaaatgaaataacgAAAAATTATAATGTATATGATATAATGTCTcactaaataaataaaataataagaaaTTATAATGTTTGACAATTAGACGAACCGTTTAAATCACCTATTCTCATGTCCTCTCTGGTTGAACAATTATACTATGATCTATAATCGAGGAGGGAAGAACTGATCTCTAATGATTTCCGTCAAAATTTAATTAATCACTTGGGAACAATTTTGCTAATAGTTTTGCTAAAGCACATTTAGATGTGTGATAAGTATTGCACGTCGAAGTCATATACCATTAATCTTAAGCGAAGATTCGTGTggatgttttttttatttttatatgctcGATTGAATCATTGAGATGTGTAATATCTATTAAGAGTAGTACTAGTAACCCAAGTTAATCAGAAAGGCTGAAAAGAGGACCTGTTGATTTTGTCTGAAAACCTGCATGCACGATATCAATCAAGCGTCGGTCTCTCTAGCTAGCTTCCTTTTTTCCTGCCCCCTCAAATAACTTCCTTTTTGCTTTTCTTGAGGAAACTCTAGCTAGCTTCATGTAGGCTGTAGCGACATGTAGGCTGCAGCGACGCGAGTTGCGGATTGATTTTGTGATCGATTCACTGGGTCCCGTCTCGATGGAGCAACCGTCGCTCGACGCCCCGACTCACGTGATCGGCCCAGCGCCCAGGGGCTATAGGACTATATAGAAATTTGGCCCCCCCAAAGTTACGGGCCCTGTGCGGCCTGCACATTGTGCACACCTATGGGCCCGGCCCTGAAGCTGAGAAGGGGCAGGAGATGATGTCGAATTTCTCCTGGTGCCTCCTGGTGGTTGCTAGAGAAAATGACACGGCCTCGGTGCTCTGCCATACAGTAATGAAGCAAGAAATTAGTGGCTATCAAGACCAAATGAGTTAGACGATGCACTAAGATTCACAAGAGGTACCAAAGTGTGctaatatttataacttttctTAGCACCTAAAAGTTTTCAAGGATAACACCTAAAAGTTTAGCACCGTCTGTTTCATGCAACTGTTTAGTTACTGGAGGGGTGCGAGTAACTAGATAGACAAGATATATTCCAAACATTCTTTTCTTCTAATCGTTAGTCTTATTCCAATTATACCCGGTCTGTGCACCAACAAGATGTCAAACAGACATCCAAGATGCACATAGcctggaaataaaaaaaaggaaaaaaggcctTGTCACAGTGATCAACTTCTCTTAGTAGGAGCTCAAAAACTATCACCAAAGAGAAtacccaaaaaatataaaaggtctcCAAGAGATACGCCTTCAAAAAGAAAATAACGCACAAACACCGTTGTCGCCCGATTTAAGATCATAGGTTTTCACCCCGGAGAACATCAAGCTGTCAAAACAATCCCGTTAGCAAGGCAATTGCCAAACACAACTAATAAATGCCATATCTCAGGTTTTCACACCGAAATCACGACTCGGTGCCCGAGGAGCACCACAAAAAATGAGATCCTCCAATGTTGCCGCCCCAGTTGTCATTGTTGCTTCTGAAAGTTATTAAACACCTCGCTAAGCCCATTGCTTCCAAGGCCCCCTACGCCTTAATGATCCTCCGATCTCAGCCATCATGACTTTCTATGTCGCTGTTTGTGCCATGGAAATCGAGATGCCGACATGTCTTATGGTGTCAACAAACAATAGAGCTTCGCGCCACGGCCTCATCGAGCCGCGCAGGCTGACATGGACACTCACTACCGGGTTCTATCTGATCCAGATGTCCTTGGGCAAGATCTCCGATGTAAGTTCCGGAACTCGTGGATTACCCGATGGACGAGGAACGATCATGCATATTGTTGTCATGATGTGATAAGAGCACAAGGACCGCCACCACGTCGTTGCCTCCACCATGCTGACACCATCGCCGCCACGGGTGAGGACACCGGTCTGCGTTGCTCACAAGTTGCGGCTCCAAGCGTGAGATTTGACGGAGCTGGCACCAACCACCCCACGATCACGTCACGCCAGCCCGGCCCTCCAtgcaggtgccgccacatccacgCGCTGCTGCGCCCCATGGCCCGGATGTCCGAATCGTGGTCGCAACACCCTGCGGGAGTGTCGCGCTCCTTGCGCGCTCACCATGTGCATAGCCACCGGGGAAGAGGGAGAAGGGGGCCTGCCACCGCCGAAGCCATATGCACTTCACCCGATGGCGCCCTCCGGTGGCGGCGAGGGGAGGGATAGGCgggaaggaggtggtggtggcggcggctagggtttcgcccAACCGCCCGCGGGAGCCACTTGGGCGAAGTGGTTCCAGTTACACGGTTAAATTTTTATGGATTTAATGAACATTTGTGTGGCTGCGTCTAGTTGTTATTTTACGGCACAGTGAGATTATTCCTTTAATTGCTCAAGGATTGTGAGGCGTATGGGGTGGGTGTACCCTGTTCATGTTGTATTATGTTATAATCTTAACCTTGACCATCCAATGCAGTTACAAAAATGAAATCTCGCAACAAGCATTTACTAGATTAACTAATTGTATAATGATGTGAATATTAAGAAAAATGGAATAAGACATGAAAATGAAATTCATATGAAAGGTATGTTTATATCCAAATTTGAAAAATTGAGATGTTACACAGAAACAAATCAATAGAACGACTTTTGCTCTAGGCACACAACTACAATGAGTAGTCAAGTTTGACCATGATTTTACAATGAGTATAAAAATGAGAACAACAAAAAGCTACAGACCCTAGGGTCCCATAGACATGTACATGTATGAAAACCCAACCATTATCTCTCAGTCTAACAACtgaacgcggggggggggggggggggggggggggacactaCGCAACCAAAATCCTTACAAAAGAGCCACTGCTCACTTACCTTCATTGAATGCACATAAATTGTTCGAAACCAACGGTGGGCAGCTCATGTGCATAAGCATAACTACCGTGGATGACTTGTTGATAATGTGAAATCTTCTTCCGTACTATACTGTGTAGTAAGGCTTTCTTGGTCGCTTATCCCATCTCTTGTTACTAGAGAATTTACCACAATACCATCTGCATCAAATTCCTCCCCTACTGCTGCAACATGCTCCAGATGTGACTGAACTCCTTCCAGCCTCAATTCCACTTGTCTCATGGTTGGGCGTTCCTCCCCTCTTAATTCTATACATGCTACCGCAATTGCAGCAATTTCTTCAATTCTGTTCCCACCCTCGTTCGTAACTTGTGGATCTAATATCTGCAACAAGTTGCCTTCAGCAAACAAGGTAGCAAAATGTGCCACAAGGCCATCTCCGTGAGAATCCATATAGGAAAATGGCTTCTTTCTAGTCATCAGTTCTATGAGCATAACACCAAAGCTATAAACATCACTTTTTTCTGTGAGGCGCCCCGTGTAGAAGTACATAGGATCCAAATATCCTAATGTACCTTGCACCATCGTTGTTAAACCTGATTTGTCTAATGGAATGTACCTTGACGATCCAAAGTCTGCTACCTTAGCTGTTAGAGTATCATCTAAAAGTATGTTAGCAGACTTGATATCTCTGTGGATGATAGGCATTAAAGCCGTTGAGTGAAGATAGGCTAGAGATTTGGCTGTTTCAATTGCTATTTGCAACCTTTTCTTCCATGGCAAAGAACTTGGTGCTTCGACGTGAAGATGCTCATAGAGAGTACCGTTGGATATAAACTCATATACCAACAATGGGACTTCTGTTTCAAGGCAACAACCATAGAGTTTTACTACATTCCTATGGTTGATCTGTGATAGGATGGCAACCTCATTAATAAATTCATCAATCTCCTTTTGAACCAATATCTTGGGTTTCTTGATGGCTACGACATGGAGGTCTGATAAAATTCCTTTGTATACGGTTCCATGCCCACCACCACCAAGTTCACGAGCTTTATCGAAATTGTTTGTTGCCTTCTCTAACTCTTCCAGGGTTATGATCATTTTTTCCGCAATGTCGGCTCTTTGTGATACCAATTGTTGCAATAATTGCCCACGATTTTGCTCGAAGAACTTTTGTTTCAATATTTGCGACCTCCGTTGCTTATATTTGTAGGAGACGAAGTATATAGTGAGAGCCAAAAGAATGAGGCCAGCCCCACTGGCTACTCCAATAATAATGCTTAAACCTGAAAACAGTACAAATTTGTATGACCCCTTTTTGTTTGGCAAATGTATGCAAATTATAACTCTCATGCATAAATTTATCTTATAAGGTACATCATAATATATACATGGTTGTGCTAGGTATCATCACCCGTCCCATTTTAGGTCATACTAGAAATATTCACAGAGACCGTGGAGGAAGCGTTGTAGGGCAACTTTGCACTTATATGCCCCAATCTTAGCAGTGGTAGTCAATATGTCGTTGCATATCCAAATTTGTAAGTAATGCTATTTTTACGTACAAAGTTCTACAAAAAGTCTTACGTACTAGTTTAGTTTGAGCTGGTTACTTACATGTTATGTTGTAGCGAGTTATTCCTCCCTCTCACATTTACGTCAGATCTTTTATAAGAGTTGTGCGTAGGAATATCTGAATAGGATTTCTAAATTTCTGCTGGATTATGGGGGTAGTCTGAGACTAAAGGGGACTTATGACAAGCAAGGGTGTGTATACACCATGTTTCTAAAGAGGAAAGGTTTTGGCATGCTAAATGGTAGATTCACAGAAGTGGTATGGACGACGACATGTGTTTCTCGCCAGACCATGCATCAGATATAGCGTACATGCAAGGTGGGTAGTggtatacatgatgttcaaagtaaTAAACCGAAGAATTGCAATAGGAAGAGGATCAAGAGGGTGTCATCCAATATTAGAATGACCATTGGAAATCTAAACCATGTGTTGCGCACGTACAAGAACACTCTATTTACAGGATTGAAGGAAGATAAGTTCCATCGACATACCAATGATATTAAGGTGGAATTCACCGATGGTAACAAAGTAGGCTTGTGTTCGGTTTTTCCTACCAATGCTTCCTAATATTAACTTAACACAACAACCCACTTTGGAGGGCATGCTGAACATTGTCTACATACATAAGAAGTTATATGGGGCTTCGAGGTGCCAAACTTATTAGATGGCCATTGACGAGGACATACTAGACACGACAACTAGCGAGGAGCAAGCCTTCACTAAAAAAAGTTATGTTCCTTGCTGCAATTGCAAGATCATGATATGATGAGCATCATGAAAGAAAAATGCATATATCATAGTTCGTATTTTGTCTACTATGATGTATGACGAGCATGGTACTTTCCTATTCAACGGGGAATTGACATATTTCCTTTACTAAGATAGTTTTGGCTAAGTGGAAAACTTGGAATAGAGCAAGCAAAccattggtaattaatgacacaaATAGCGATGCCAAATATTAGCTGCAATTTATTATAGTGACGGTACTTCCCACCATCAGAGAGAGTGGATAGTTGAGGAGTTTGGCAACCTAGTATTCATCCACACACAAAAAAACTAAGACCCACATTTAAGATGATGCATATTTTTGTGTCACATGGTCACACCTACCTAGAGTGATTTTGGCATTAGATCGGTGTGTCAAGCACTGAGCTCACCCTATGTAAGAAATTTATGGAGGGATTCTTAATGTATGACATAAGTCCAATTTTAGTACGATTCATGGTAGGCAACCTTGCTTGCAACTCTGTAAACATCCTCATGATCAATTGTATCCACGTACAAAAATCAAATGTATATTTCATCGTACGTTAAGTAACTTCCCAATTAAAATCTTTGTTACTTCATAGCAGTCCTATCATGTTTCAAAAGTCATACTCTAGCAGTTCTGATGACATCGTCACAAAGATGAATAAAGTTAGATCATGAATTTGAATTAAAGTGTGGTCAAAGTTTGTTTTAAAAGCCAAATAATATCCAAAATGACAACTACATTGAGTAATAGATGGGTCCATAATAAAGTTGGGATCATAGCATGTACGAATCACTATTCATGGTTAATTTTCTCAACCAAATTTATGGCTCAATGTTTCTGCATTTTCTAGGTATTTATAACGTGAGTGTCCTTTGGGCCATCCACTTTAAATTgataatttatatgattttttgatatattatgaaAACATATTCCGTGATAAATCTAGTGATGTGGTGTTCATCTAACCAAAAGAAGCATTTGCTTTCATATCAACTAGCAAGCTGTCCCTCGCAAATGTGAGGTTCAACCTATCAAAAGTATAAAGTATTTTTTTATCTTATACCATATATTTGCTACACCTATTTATCCTTTCATCTCATGTTAGACAACATTTTAGGATCAGTATATTTGTAACATTGACCTTTATTCTGTATGTTAACATATGATTATGGTCTTGATACATAACACAAAATAATTGTAAACTATTAATTTAAAATAAATATAATGATATTATTTATTCCAACAAATATATGTTTATGTAGTTAGACGTGAGTTGCAAATAGACCAAGCAAACTACCCACAACCCTTGTGCCCCCAAGATTGATTGTTGCATGCTCTTGTATATATATGAATCCCCATGCCTCTTTGCCATTCTATGCATGGCTGCATAGAGTAATTCGATTAGGTTCCTATCCAGCATCCTCTGATAGTTCTCGCCTACATATACAACTGGAACTATCCACTAAAGAAATAACTAATAAATAGATGACCATCATGCCCTTGACCCTTTGACTATAGTTATTATTATTAATTCATGTACTTCTCCTTGGATGCTTACGTTGGTTCCTAATAATTCCTCCATCATTTCTTATGATCATCAATAAATTTTCTTTCTACGTTACCAAACATATCATTTGTCTATGGAGCATAAGACAATAAGAATAACATTTTTTGACAATGACTTTTCTGTTGGGTTTTGGTTGTGTATCTATATGCAGCATTAGATTAGCATTGTTTTATGTCGTAAGGACTAACATAATTAAATGGAAATTGACATGTACTTTTATTAGAGTAATGTAACTTCTACTTGTCATTTATAATTAAACTAATAATTACCATGTGTGCCTAATTTTTGTGTGTGAAATCTATTTAATTATGAATGTGATGATATATTAGTTGTAttctttgagatatgaagatctaTAGGTTATACTTTGTAATATgataaaacaatattttaattcaCCGTCACTTTTTATGCCTACTTGCCTATTTAACTACACAGTAGTTTAGCATTTGTGTATGTAGTAACAATTAATATGTTTAAGTACACCTAAAATTTATTGTGCAAGACCTATTGATGTGTAATTGTGATGATCTACGAGTTTCCTCTTTTTATATAAAGATATACAGGGAATAATTTTTCTACGTGTAGTTATGAAGTCTCAAGCATGAAATATGTTTAGAATGGTTATGATGAACTAATTGGCATGCTCTGTTTAGGTACAAGTATGAAGATCTAACGAATGCGACCCGCTTAGGTGAGATTATGTAAATCTACCAAGTGTGATCTATTTATCTAGTGGATACGATATATTTTGGTGTGGTTATGTAGATCTAACGGTGTGTTCTAGTTTGTACATTGTGGAGATCTATAGattcagtattttttataattatgTAAATCTAATGAGTATGAGTTGTTTAGGTATGCCTATGATGGGCGTGATCTACTAAACAATTAATGTAACGATCGAAGGAATTTTTATGATGTGGATAAATGTTGCACCTAAAAAAAATCTTGTATTGTATTCGTAATGTCACATGGTAAGAGGACTATTTTAGTTGAGTATTACTTTTTACTACCCGCTTGTGTATCTATTATTGATTTAGATTAGTATTGTTGTATGTGGTCAAAATATTTGTATGTTTAAATGAGTTATACCATGTACTTGTCATTTACAAGTAAACCTACATTTCAGGTGTTTACTATTTTTTTGTGCAAGATATGTTGATGACCAACCATACTGATCTATCCGTTTTGTTTTCTGGATGAACATCTTTCAGTTATAATCTGTTAAGACACGTTGTTACGAAGATCTAGTCATGATCTGCTTATGTATGTTTATGTCAACATTATGATTATGATCAATTAAATTACAAATATATCAGTAATTTTGATAACTGGATCTACATGGTGTCTAATAAAACCTATATTATGCTTTTAGTTACATGATAAGAAGAATGTATGTATTCACTCGTGTATCTGTCCGTTGTATTAGATTAACATTGCTATAAGTGGTGagaactaacatgtttaaatgaGATGTAACATGCACTGGTTCTTTACAATTAAACTTATAataataataaacatgcataCTAAAATTTTGTTGTGCGACACATGTTGATGTGCAACTATGATCTATCAATTGTGTTTTTATATCAAGATTTATCGGTTATAACCTTTTTGAATATATTTATGAAGTTCTAGCATATTCAGTATTTGTTAGAGCAGTTGTTTATATCCAGCTTTGATGACATATTTATGTACAATTATGAATATTTGAGGGATGTGATTTGTTTAGGTGCGAGTATGTTGATTTAACGGGTACGATATATTTAGATCCAGGTACATAGATCTATCGTGGATATGGTTGCGGTGCAGTTATGTAACTCTAAGGGTTATTATATGATTAGACAATTATGAACATCTAACATATGCACTCGGTTGAGGTATAATTTTCTAAATCGAACGTCCAGTATGATCTATTTAGGTGTGTTTATGTAAAGGCTGGCTCAAAGCTACCAAAAGGTCGGCACATTTTTTTCAAGTGTTATGAGAGGTGGTACCTTAGATATATAGCTTTACAAACAAACTATATGATTgggtgaacaaaaatattggcagCTAGCACATCAATATGAGAACAAGCAAAGGCGAGTCATAATCAATATTGGCAGCTAGCACATCAATATAGACCGTATTTTTGTAGGTAGGAAAACTCCTCCCAAATTAAAGTTGAAGCAAGCATGCTCACCTCGAAAGTATTTGGCGAGGCCGCCTGGATAGAAGAAGCAAGATACATAAAGTCAATTTAGTATTGTTTCCAGATATATAGGCAGAGGGGAACAATAAATAAAGATAAATTAACTGCGTGCATCTAATCCAAGAAAGTACCTTTGCATCCGTCGGTGATGTAGGGATTGCCGTGGTAGCCATCATTGCACTTGCACGTATGGCCTCTGTTACCAGGTTTGCACTGGCTATGCTCACTCTTGCAGATGTCGCGGGCTACCTCCCCAGGGCAATCCCGATGCGACCTGGGATTGGCTGATGAGCCATTATGCAAGACCTCCCACCCGAGAAGAATGGGAACCTTTAGGGGAGTTTCGTACATTTCTTCCAGACCCATCTTCATGATTAGATGGCCCTGCTGCTCAAACCAACCCTGCTCGGCGATGAAGGTGTACCCGGGCAATGGAAGCAGCTGGTCCTGAAGTTTGGTGGTGTCGAACCATTTGAAGactaaatccttgggcattccgtCCAAGGACTCAGAAATAGGTGCCTGGCAGCAGCCCATGCCATGGCAGTACTTTCCTCCACCAAGGCCATTGTTACTGCCGGTGTCGTTGTCGTAGCAGAAGGAGGCACATCCGCTGATGATGGCCGGGTTGTCATGACCGAGAAGCGTCGCCTGCGCGTTGCACCCCGTCACCACGAGCTCGTTCCTAGTGGAAAGCGAGTAAGGCACTTCTCCGGCGAAAAAAAAGTGGGAACCGCCTGACAGATCTCCTCCGAACGACCAGTACGAGGTGGACTCCTTGCTGGGCTCAGCGATTGTAAGGGCGGCCCTTCGGATAACACGTATCGTGGAATCGGCAAGGGAGATATTGACGACTTGGAACTCAGTGTTGCCCAGCAGCAGCTGCGGGGGGTGATGACTTGTGTCGCAGGTGAGGTCGAACCCCGGCAAGTAGCAGCTGGTGGATGGTCCCATGCCGAATGGGTACGGCACATTTACTCCCCCGCAGGACGTCATGCAGCTAGCTGCCGTTCAAAAGAGTGGCAAAATAAACATTTTGAAACAAATTATTCCAAGTTTCAATAGTAAATATGATTTGTACGTTCATAATTAATTTGGTAACATAATAAAAATCTTGTCTAGAAGTTTCAAGAAATTTTGGGAAAAGAAAAAGATGCATGTGGAGGATTGGTGGACGCATATACTGTGTGAAAATTCCTGTCGACTGTTTTTCGATTGGCGCTCAATCTAGTTTCTAGTCACACCATCCATAGTCGTATGATATTATTTCACATAACTTTTACATCTTTCAATATTTGCCGGCAGACATAAAATTATAACTTTTAGTGTCAATTTTTATTTTATAATCTAAGATCACATCCTTATTTGAGATTTCCTATATATTATTACTTAGTTGCTTTGGAGATTGAAACGACCTTAATGCATAACTTTGCCAATTTGCATAAAACAATGTGTTGTTTTATAAAATTATAAATAGAAATATAATTTCAATAAAACATGATAGGCAAAACGGTGTTAGTTTTACATGACAGATCCACATATATGTTTGTATACTACGCACAACAAAAGAGGTGTGTTACCAATGCATGGTGTGGCTATTGCTTATATGCGTGTTAGATGTTTTTGTCACATTTTTATGAATTCAAACAAAAAGGA
This genomic stretch from Hordeum vulgare subsp. vulgare chromosome 6H, MorexV3_pseudomolecules_assembly, whole genome shotgun sequence harbors:
- the LOC123404915 gene encoding wall-associated receptor kinase 5-like, whose protein sequence is MSQITIFPVTIEAVAAAAALLMLLSLGPSSSAATTTDDPSPPTIGMPNCVTSCADVDVPYPFGLGTDPSCYLPGYNLTCDTTPGNARLLLDVNGIFQVMSISDSVLWAVRHGDIKIDLDADGNGKGMFSSGLMSDVPYTLANYGRTELILTGCNVQATVKKGNITVASCISLCGSFGAGPIEYDGTVRCSGGTGCCHGDIVSNDNENEVDSSSTSGYDVQLTWLGHGNRSADLERFPMRVFIADVQWFANSSISSDLLQTSVPPSEDTMAVPLFLYWEIVGDRRHCKSNHSERIDGRKGYTSCTCKQGFVGNPYLTDGCKAVNMCDWYFECYGECIKNKNGSMTCRCPPGTIGNHAIPGGCLAIVADTASCMTSCGGVNVPYPFGMGPSTSCYLPGFDLTCDTSHHPPQLLLGNTEFQVVNISLADSTIRVIRRAALTIAEPSKESTSYWSFGGDLSGGSHFFFAGEVPYSLSTRNELVVTGCNAQATLLGHDNPAIISGCASFCYDNDTGSNNGLGGGKYCHGMGCCQAPISESLDGMPKDLVFKWFDTTKLQDQLLPLPGYTFIAEQGWFEQQGHLIMKMGLEEMYETPLKVPILLGWEVLHNGSSANPRSHRDCPGEVARDICKSEHSQCKPGNRGHTCKCNDGYHGNPYITDGCKGTFLVFSGLSIIIGVASGAGLILLALTIYFVSYKYKQRRSQILKQKFFEQNRGQLLQQLVSQRADIAEKMIITLEELEKATNNFDKARELGGGGHGTVYKGILSDLHVVAIKKPKILVQKEIDEFINEVAILSQINHRNVVKLYGCCLETEVPLLVYEFISNGTLYEHLHVEAPSSLPWKKRLQIAIETAKSLAYLHSTALMPIIHRDIKSANILLDDTLTAKVADFGSSRYIPLDKSGLTTMVQGTLGYLDPMYFYTGRLTEKSDVYSFGVMLIELMTRKKPFSYMDSHGDGLVAHFATLFAEGNLLQILDPQVTNEGGNRIEEIAAIAVACIELRGEERPTMRQVELRLEGVQSHLEHVAAVGEEFDADGIVVNSLVTRDGISDQESLTTQYSTEEDFTLSTSHPR